In Arvicanthis niloticus isolate mArvNil1 chromosome 16, mArvNil1.pat.X, whole genome shotgun sequence, the sequence AGCTGACATATGGTACTCTTGAGATGCCACACTGCAACATCAGGTCCAGAGTTTCAACAAACACTTGGTTGACTCTGAAACTTTGGGCAGTCTAGTCAGAACGGGAACAGAGAACCCGAGGTCAGAGGGGCAGCAGCTAACTCCCTCCCTGAGGAGAATGCCATCTGTGATGTTAGAGCCACAGTTGCCGGGAGGTAAGGAGTGACAGGTGAAGGGGCAAGAAGACTGCAGAGAAGGGCAGGGTTTCTTTCTGAGGCAATGAAAGTTTTAGAATGACTATAAAAAAATtgtattgattttaaatttttatagaaatttacTAAAAGCCATTGCATAGAACTTATGGTCTCAGAACCCAAAAGATAGAGAGGCTAAAATCCTGATAGTGGTTGAAAACTAGAGAGGGTGTTTGAGAGTCATGTCTTCTACTTTTGTCTCATGTATTAAAACTTTGGTGTTGAAAGTTTGCAATCTTTCTAACTTTCATACTGTCCACCTAGAAATGTTTATCAAGAACGCACTAAGACAGGTGCTGAGTGACCTGACTACCAAGCTCTCTTCAGATGCTCTTGTGTTCAGAATTTGCAACAGTTCTGTGTACCTGTGGCCGAACAGTGACGTAAACACAGGAGAGCTGACTGATGGCTCTGCTTGTAAGAACGCAGTGCACTTCATTCAGTGAGTGTTTAAAGAGTTTCTGGGAATATCTTCAAAGCATTGTATCATACTTGTAAATGTCTTTCTATATCAAAATTTTAGATTCGATCAAGAGGAGGATACCAAGCGAAGATTCATTAAAAAGAAGGACAAAAAGTTAACTGACATGGTAAGCAAATCTTGTTTTCactactgataaaaaaaaaaaaaaaaaaaaaaaaaaaagtttggagcTAAGCAAGATGTGGCTGACACTAAGTCTGCCCACCTAGAATACTGAGGCCAGAAACGTTACATGATTGTTTTACATatctaaacatttttttcctgttgcaATGTCTAATTTTgacagttttattttactttgctcctgcaaaaacaaaactgagtctTGTTCTCACCACTGCAGTGTTTTTCTAGGCTGGACAGGATGCACTAACTAAACCAGTAGGTATGAATATGAAAGTGGTAAGACCCGACCATTATCTTGGCTTCTTTTCCCAGGGATacaataaaatactctgaccaaacTAACTTaagagagtttattttagctcatggggggtaagtcaaggcagcaggaatgTGCTGTAGCTGGTTAGAATGAGAGAGCAATAAATGCATGCCCCTGCTCAGTTTCCCTTATGGATATGGTGCTGGGCCCCAGTTGGGAATGGTGCTGTCTCATTAACCTCTCCAGACCTTCCCGACAAGCATCTTCCAGAGCGTCTCCCGGGTGATATTAGATTCTAAGTTGGCAGTCAGCACTACCATAGACACATTTAGGAAGCACAATGGAAGGTATTGGACTTAGGTGGATATGGCATATCTAGTTCCTTCCTTGAGTAGACATGAAAGGTGGGTGTTGCAGTTTGCTCTCTGTTTCTTTGAtaaaccccatgaccaaaagcaaaagcCCATAACCACTTGGGGTTGGAGGTTATTTGGTTTATAGGTCTCCATCACAGGCTTTCActgaaggaaggcagaggcaggaatggaagcaggAAGTAGGGAAGacagctgcttactggcttgctcttctgtctcatgctcagccatTTCTCTCATGttacccagaaccacctgcccagggatgtgTTACcctcagtgggctgggccctccaacATCAGTTGGCAATGAAGAAAATACCCTCAAGCTAGTCTGATCGAGGCAATTCTCCAGTTGGGTTTCCTATTTCCAGATGTATCCAGTTGACAGCAAAGATTAGCCTACATGTTGAGGAAGTTGAGGTCAGTTTGGGCTACATTTAAGACACCACTGAGATAAACTGATAAGCTGGGGTTTGTATATGTGGAATGTACAAAATAAAGCATGGTTGAGAGATAatgatttgaaaattattaaaaggaGTTTACCCTTTGCAGAGTACATGGTAGTACATGCAGTAGTATGTTCTCCAATGTGGGTTCATTTTGTGCTTGCTTCTGATTATATCTGTATATCATTAACTGGCATATTATAGAAGTTATATTGTGTTCTAGCATGTCATATTAAACAAACAGGTGCTTTCAATGTGTTCTACATTGGTAgtgttgaaatttttattagTTACTTATGGTATTTGCCAGTTTTATAAACTGTTAAAGAACTGTTTTCTGTTATATCTAATACCTCAGGGAAAGACCATGAGACTGTAGGTACACCTCATCATTTGTAACCTACCTTCTCCTAACCGTAACCTGCTGTTGTTAGAACCGAGTTCCAGGTGTTCTTCCTACAGCTCAAGGAAGCCACCAAACATGGGGACTAGTATCCCATTGATAACAATATTAATCTGATGATTGAGAAACAGAGAGTTGTCTAAGTCTGGCATGTCTGTGCACAAACaagcttttgtcttttctttctagtGTCTCAGAAACTGGGGTATTGTATAACTGCTTCCTTCCTTAGGTAGAGGTGGAAGGTAGGGACTTATGGGGTGGATTTGAATCTGTTGCCATCATtaattattttgggtttttttttttaaagactttgttttaattttttaaattttgtgtgtgtgtgtgtgtgtgtgtgtgtgtgtgtgagtccagGTGCCTTTGGAGACATGAGGCATCTGATCCCTCTGGAGATTGAACTACAGGTGATAGTAAGCCATCCAAAGttggttctggagactgaactccagtcctctgcaacagcagttGACCTTCACCTTAAGAGTACTGAGTGGTCTCTTTAGCCCCCAGTAGCTATTTTGACATCCATGTTTCCCTAGATTTGGTTAATACTAGCTTCTTCAAGATAACTCCGGTATgcttttgaaaatgttctttttggTGCTCCCTACTTTCATCCATAAAATACCCCAGATGTGTCTTTCCCTGTTCCAGTTTGGTCAGCCATTCTCCTTGGAGAATataaacatatgtttatatatacatacaggcacacatatatgcatatacatgtttaCCTGCATATATTGTATTCCTGTGTCCAGTTCCACTTCAGCTTTAAAAAGTTCATAACTAATCTGGGTGACAAGCCTGGCTTCTAGCATTCTTTATTCTGCTAATTGGTTCAATACACAGAACATAATTTCAAAATTTTTCTATACCAAAAGTGCATAGTATTTTGGTGTGGTGCTTTTTGCTTgatgggtttgttgttgttttgagacagggactcaccaTGCAACtctggttggcttggaacttgataagttgaccaggctggcctcaaactcaaaaactTACCTGCTGAgcaattttatttgtgttttgtttgtttgtttgttttcttttgtttttctttaggtttgggCAAAGATGGAAAGAGTAACATATTAACTCAGTGAGCTATACACACAGCTCCATACTAATAAACACGTGGAGAGTCTGAGTCCATCTTTACTTAACAATTACTCTAGATTCGTGCAGATTACTTTGAAACAAAGAGGTTTCCTACAGTTACTAGCTTTATATCCTTTAAAACTCCACCCTTTATATCCAGTGTTTACTATTCCACAAGCTGACTCttactgtctgtctgtgtagcaACAAATAGTAAACATCGATCTCATGCTGGAAATATCCACCCCTCTGGGAGCCGTAACCCCCGTCATTGAAAGGGAAAATGAAGAACACCACTACATTAATATGAGCTTGCCCATTGATGCCGTTGTCTCTGTTGCTCCAGAAGAAACGTGGGGAAAGTAGGTATTTTTTATAGTATTACTGTCACATTTAAATGAGGACCTTTCTATAAAGTAATCAGAACTTAGATTCTAAAGAACATACAAGGTGATGGGCTGTTTTTTCTGTGATATACTTCTTGTTATCAACCTAAGAGCCATTgagtaattaaatatttatttagaagaAGTGGGATAGCATGCTGAAACTGAGAAGGCTTCCCTTACCTACCCAGAGCAAATATAGTTATTTTGACCTTGCATAATTTAGACTTTGCTTGACAAGCCTCACAGtaagtgttttctcctctcagggCGTGTCAGCTAAACATCGTGTTAGCCGCTGTACCTTCTGTTAATTCACTTAAATGTCTTCTCCTATAGAGTGCGCAAACTTCTAGTGGATGCAATTCTGAATCAACTAGTTGATGTGGAAAAATGCATCTTGAGATATATGAAAGGAACGTCTATTGTGGTCCCTGAGCCATTGCACTTTCTATTGCCAGGGAAAAAGAATCTTGTAACAGTTTTATATCCGTCAGGAATCCCAGATGATCAGCTCCAAGCCTATCGAAAGGTAAAAGCAAATTGTtgttattagaaaaaaaagagccttttattcattttgtgcTTAATTATAATTTGCAATAATTGTAAATtattttgtggttttaatttaaaagtacagAAATGGGCTAATTTCTTTCATGaaattttttttgtaatgaaAACATGCTAGCTTAGTATAGCAGGTAACACCTTAATTTCAGATGCTCAGTGTGGCTcatataaaattatgaaactttATCATTTTTTGcaatgaaaaatagaaatgaaaagatgCTTACATGCTTAGAGTAGCCGATGGATGTTAAgaaattcctttccttttccctctgctcctcccaatTTGTGAGACTACAGTACAGCACAGGGGAAGGTAGAGTCCGTGCTAATTCTGATTATATATGGTAATGTCACAAGCACAAATAAGCTTATTTAAGTTTCAGTAGAGAAGCCTTAGAGAGACGAGCCCAGCATTTATCAACAGAAGGACTGGATTTTAGAATCTAACTTTTGGACCTGTGACCTTGCCTGGCACTCATTAAATTATGTTCTAAACTCTGCTCCTAAGAAGTAATAATACAAACCCTCTCTACTGTTCCAAAAGTTGGAGATAAATTGATTTTCAGATACTACACAAGCTAACCTGTTGAAACTACAAGAGTTTGTTGGAGATTGACCAGACATTATAGCATAAGGATTGTATGTTTTTATGCTGTTGAGAAAATAATACATTGTAAATATTGATCAGTGTTTCCATTCATGACATCTTGGATGTGTTTCAGTCACTGACTTCACTGTATTTAATAACTGCACTTAGATGCCTAAAGTTTCATAAACATGGTTTTCCAGAATACTTTGATATATCATTTTGAATTATAATTTCTGATTTACAAAACTCCCAATTCTAGCAAGTAATTTCACATTTCTATCTTCCCTTCTGGTTCTACTAGAGGATTGTAAATTCGTCTCAGTTTATTTATCCATTGACCTTAATGAATTAAGTCGTGTTTTTTGAAACTTATGCCCAATGTATTTTCCGTTTTATAATCCTTGAGTTTGACTGTATTaactaaaaatctaaaatttttttttttttttttttttttttttttttgcctattgattctgattttatttagGAGTTACATGATCTCTTCAGTCTGCCTCATGACAGACCTTATTTCAAAAGGATCAATGCTTATCACTTTCCAGATGAACTATATAAAGATGGCTATATCAGAAACCCACATACTCATCTGAGTCCACCTAACATAGAGGGTAGTATGGTGAGTCTAGCTAGTTTTTATGACTTCATTGATCATTGTCATTCATTGTTTTGGATTGGTCCCCAAGAGACATTTTTAAGAATTGATTTATATTGTGTGTCATCTCCCTAAAAGTTAATTTATCACTTGTCTTTTCTAAGCCTCTGTTTAAGACCTCATTtaaggagccaggcatggtggtgcatacctttaaatccagcactcaggaggcagaggcaggtggatttctgagtttgaggtcagcctggtctacagagtgagttcctgaaGAAGTTCtgtgaaaaacaaagcaaaaaagaaaggaaaaagacctCGTTTAAGATAGCTGTAATTAGTGggtgagagatggcttagtggttaaaagtgtttgctgctcttccataggacatGAGTTCAGCTTGCAGCACCCCCATCCCCACATCAAATAACTGAGATGCCGCTGCTGCAGCTCTGGGAGATCTTAGgatacacacgcgcacacacatacccacacatgcacatacacacagagtaacacacacatgcacacacacagagtaacacgcgcacatacatactacatacacacagagtaacacacacatacacacagagtaacacacacacacataaacactcacGCAGagtaacacacactcacagagtaacacatgtacatacacatacatatacacgcagagtaacacacacgcacatacatacacagagagtaacacacgcatacacacacagagtgatacacacagagtaacacacacacacagagtaacacaCACAATGTAACACACACTGAGtagcacgcacacacatacacacacagagtaacacacacacacagaataacacacacacagagtaagtcttcctttaaaaagattttaaaaaggtaaTTAGTTGAGTGGTAGTGCACATAGCTTTAATCTTAGCAAGTTCCTCCTAGCcagggagaccctgcctcaaaaagataGCAGTACTCAATGATATACAAGGTCTATGAATAGAGATTGCTTACCACACATCTCTTACTAACATAACATTCTCTGATTCCTCTAAAGGtttgttcctttcttctcattctgCAGCTGACAGATCATGTAATTAAGGTCTTCCCAAGCCATAGTATGGACAAGGCTAAGATGCCTTACCTCCTATACTATATAGCATGTATCTGGTTGCAAAGATAGACTCTATATAAGTAGCTTAGGTAACTGGATTGGCACAGAGTGAAGACAGGCATTAAATTAAGGATACATGAAGGTCACTAAAAAGAATCTCATTGTCATCCAAGAGAGGGATCACAGAAACAGCAAGGCCACATAGAAACAGACCAGTGCAGTGACTGGGGCTGGCCCAGGCTCTCCAAAGGCCTGGTAGGCTCCTTGCTGGCATgctgttgctttctctgtgttgGCTTCTGGTTGCCCTTTCTCTCCTTGCCAGCTTCTGCCTTCTTTATCTACATTGTTTCAATTGTGTAGAACCTTTTTCTATTCATCTTTGAGCTGTTCTGCTTGCATTCTTAGCAACTTGATCCTCAGCTCTGACTGCTGAGTTTACTGTGCAGGTCTCAGTTTACATTCCAAAGAAATTGTGATTTCCATTCTTTCAGTACCTTCTGTGTGACTAAGAGCTTCTAGGAAATCTTAGGaatcaaaatgaataaatctatggTAACTTCGAGAGAACTGAGGAGCCCAGTTTTGGTCTTAGCCATCAGTACACACATGTAGCAACTGTGTGTTGCTACATCTGCAAGGTCTGTGGACAGATCCCTGCCATTGGAAATAGCATTAGCTGGACGCCCGCCATTATGTGTGTATTCCTGAGCCAGCACTTAGAGGTGTTAAATGACTTCACTTACTTTGAGAAGACAGGGAGAAGTCCCAGGAAACTATTGTTAAAATCTTGCTCTGTCACAGTCATAGATTAGGAAATGGAGTTTAGAATGTCACAGCAAAACTCTTAGTGGCCCTCTACAAGTTCCTGACTTAAATATGTTTCTCTCGGACTAGTTTTAGAACTCCTCCAGGGTATGTATGacattctaatatttattttaaattcttaatgATTCCTTTAAAAATGCCTGGAGATTGTAAAGTACTAAGTGCATGCTGATTGATTTTGACAATAAAAGACCCCTTATCCATGTTTCAAAATGCAAAAGACATCTCTTCATCTTAGTATTTATAATATTTGACCTGTATATatattgcacacacatgtgtatacacacactgaTGGATAAACACAGAGTGTTTCATAGCATAGCAAATGGGTAACTAGGAGTTTCTGTTTAGTTAAGAAACAGAACATTACTGATCTCTATGCCCCTGTGTCTACTCACTGCTTCCTCAAGACAGTCCCAGGTAAATAACTCTTACACAGCCTCCATTTATGGTTGTTACACATCTGCACATTCAGCCAATCCTAGTTCAAAAAtgtttgcaggaaaaaaaagtctgtaCTGATATATTCATTCTTGCCTTGTCATaatatttcttagaaaatataGTGGTCATTTATGtggtattttcattgtttttacctGTGATATCTGTGATAATCTAGAGATTGTTTAAAGTACAAGGCAGGATATGCAtgggttattaaaaaaaacactCTGCCATCTTTCATAAAGAGCCTGAGTATCCACAGCTTTATCTCTACATTGAGTTCTGGGACAGATTTCTATGTCTACTAAAGGACCATcgcacagagacacattcttcccacttttaagagcttcatgtgtatgtgtccatATTAGATACACATTActttagcaattttttttcatttcaagttTTATAAAACCAGCCATTGTATATGTAGCCTTCTACAACTTACTTTTTCATTCAACATTCTGTATCTAAAATTTATCTTATTCTGTCTCGCTCTAGTTGTAGAAGATCTAATCTATTCCTGGGTTCTGTTccacctttgatcatttagttcctgga encodes:
- the Ufsp2 gene encoding ufm1-specific protease 2 isoform X2 codes for the protein MDILFRIRGGFDLAFQLAPPKEMFIKNALRQVLSDLTTKLSSDALVFRICNSSVYLWPNSDVNTGELTDGSACKNAVHFIQFDQEEDTKRRFIKKKDKKLTDMQQIVNIDLMLEISTPLGAVTPVIERENEEHHYINMSLPIDAVVSVAPEETWGKVRKLLVDAILNQLVDVEKCILRYMKGTSIVVPEPLHFLLPGKKNLVTVLYPSGIPDDQLQAYRKELHDLFSLPHDRPYFKRINAYHFPDELYKDGYIRNPHTHLSPPNIEGSMVCVVQGTYAYHHYMQDRIDDNGWGCAYRSLQTICSWFRHQGYTERSIPTHKEIQQALVDAGDKPAAFVGSRQWIGSIEVQLVLNQLIGVTSKILFVSQGSEMASQGRELANHFQNVGTPVMIGGGVLAHTILGVAWNETTGQIKFLILDPHYTGAEDLQVMLEKRNKVQFPVYIS
- the Ufsp2 gene encoding ufm1-specific protease 2 isoform X1, which translates into the protein MDILFRIRGGFDLAFQLAPPKEMFIKNALRQVLSDLTTKLSSDALVFRICNSSVYLWPNSDVNTGELTDGSACKNAVHFIQFDQEEDTKRRFIKKKDKKLTDMQQIVNIDLMLEISTPLGAVTPVIERENEEHHYINMSLPIDAVVSVAPEETWGKVRKLLVDAILNQLVDVEKCILRYMKGTSIVVPEPLHFLLPGKKNLVTVLYPSGIPDDQLQAYRKELHDLFSLPHDRPYFKRINAYHFPDELYKDGYIRNPHTHLSPPNIEGSMVCVVQGTYAYHHYMQDRIDDNGWGCAYRSLQTICSWFRHQGYTERSIPTHKEIQQALVDAGDKPAAFVGSRQWIGSIEVQLVLNQLIGVTSKILFVSQGSEMASQGRELANHFQNVGTPVMIGGGVLAHTILGVAWNETTGQIKFLILDPHYTGAEDLQVMLEKGWCGWKSPDFWNKDAYYNLCLPQRPNTL